One Heterodontus francisci isolate sHetFra1 chromosome 37, sHetFra1.hap1, whole genome shotgun sequence genomic window carries:
- the LOC137351911 gene encoding E3 ubiquitin-protein ligase RNF186-like produces MLEYWIEAPSLRMEKVVVGDASVPEHDCPICFNKYDSFIRKPKLLACQHCFCAICLKIMVSDKDGSWVVTCPLCRRSTLVMEALISNLPDNPSLMEVLSRRMSAFPESVPEVVLSPNLLLQTNVSTFTLLAEPSIQPDDEDRHLRNRLTASAIKRFLLTMVIFLILLFGLQYFFKNPALTWILIILTILCSLTGLVLLYVTCQSTRNREFIAYCNCLPFSNL; encoded by the coding sequence ATGCTTGAGTATTGGATTGAAGCTCCCAGCCTAAGGATGGAAAAAGTGGTCGTTGGAGATGCCTCAGTGCCAGAGCACGACTGCCCGATTTGTTTTAACAAGTATGATTCTTTCATTCGAAAACCCAAGCTTCTGGCTTGTCAGCACTGTTTCTGTGCGATCTGCCTGAAGATCATGGTGTCAGACAAAGATGGCTCCTGGGTGGTCACTTGCCCTCTCTGCAGGCGCTCCACACTGGTGATGGAAGCTCTGATCAGCAATCTGCCGGACAATCCCAGCCTGATGGAGGTCCTGTCCAGGAGGATGTCCGCCTTCCCTGAATCTGTGCCCGAGGTGGTGCTATCTCCAAACCTGCTACTGCAAACCAACGTCAGCACCTTCACTCTCCTTGCTGAGCCCAGTATTCAGCCAGACGATGAGGACCGACACCTGAGGAATCGCCTAACAGCATCAGCCATAAAACGCTTTCTACTGACCATGGTCATCTTCTTGATCCTTTTGTTCGGACTGCAGTATTTCTTCAAAAACCCGGCTCTGACCTGGATTCTGATTATCCTGACCATTCTGTGTTCATTGACAGGGCTGGTCCTTCTTTATGTCACTTGTCAGAGCACCAGGAACAGGGAGTTCATCGCATACTGTAACTGTCTGCCCTTCTCAAATCTCTGA